In Papaver somniferum cultivar HN1 unplaced genomic scaffold, ASM357369v1 unplaced-scaffold_135, whole genome shotgun sequence, one DNA window encodes the following:
- the LOC113334034 gene encoding histone deacetylase 6-like, translating into MEEDKSGNSLQTPGIDGKKRNVSYFYEPTIGDYYYGRDHPMKPHRIRMAHSLIEGYGLHKSMQICKPYAATPQDIAKFHSDDYVNFLSSVSPESLSGDHLKRFGVGEDCPVFEGLFEFCQASAGGSIGAAAKLNRGDADIALNWAGGLHHAKKCEASGFCYVNDIVLGILELLKNHERVLYVDIDVHHGDGVEEAFLSTNRVMTVSIHKYGDYFPGTGQVYDIGVHNGKNYALNVPLGDGIDDDSFRGLFRPIIQKVMEVYQPKAVVLQCGADSLSGDRLGCFNLSIKGHADCLRYLRSFNVPLMVLGGGGYTIRNVARCWCYETAVAVGKEPDNNLPEGNKYMEYFGPDNVLHFDISRMENENSPKYLDKLRTILLDRLSDMEHAPSVQFQERPPTTEPPVEEEEDMDER; encoded by the coding sequence atggaggaagacaagtcaGGGAATTCGTTGCAAACACCAGGAATCGATGGCAAGAAACGTAATGTTTCATATTTCTATGAACCAACTATAGGTGATTATTATTACGGCCGGGATCATCCGATGAAACCACATAGAATTCGTATGGCACACAGCTTAATAGAAGGTTATGGACTTCATAAATCAATGCaaatctgtaaaccatatgcagCTACGCCCCAAGATATTGCCAAGTTCCATTCAGATGATTACGTTAACTTTTTATCTTCTGTTAGTCCTGAATCTCTATCAGGTGATCATCTAAAGAGGTTTGGTGTTGGTGAAGACTGTCCTGTTTTTGAGGGTTTGTTCGAGTTTTGCCAAGCTTCTGCTGGTGGTTCTATTGGAGCTGCTGCTAAACTGAATAGAGGGGATGCTGATATTGCTTTGAATTGGGCTGGGGGTTTACATCATGCTAAAAAGTGTGAAGCGTCAGGGTTTTGTTATGTTAATGATATCGTTCTCGGAATTCTTGAATTGCTCAAGAATCATGAACGTGTTTTGTATGTCGATATCGACGTGCACCATGGTGATGGAGTAGAGGAGGCATTTTTATCTACAAATAGAGTCATGACTGTCTCGATTCATAAGTACGGGGACTATTTTCCTGGAACTGGGCAAGTTTACGACATTGGTGTGCATAATGGAAAGAACTATGCACTCAATGTACCACTCGGTGATGGTATCGATGATGACAGCTTTCGAGGTTTGTTCCGTCCAATTATTCAGAAAGTCATGGAGGTTTATCAGCCAAAAGCAGTTGTTCTTCAATGTGGTGCAGATTCATTATCTGGTGATAGGTTAGGTTGCTTCAATCTATCTATTAAGGGTCACGCAGACTGTCTAAGATATCTTAGGTCCTTCAACGTGCCTTTGATGGTCTTAGGTGGTGGAGGCTATACCATACGAAATGTCGCACGCTGTTGGTGCTACGAGACAGCAGTTGCAGTTGGAAAGGAGCCTGATAACAATCTGCCCGAAGGGAACAAATACATGGAGTACTTTGGTCCAGACAATGTCCTCCATTTCGATATAAGCAGAATGGAGAATGAAAACTCacctaaatatttggacaaattaaGGACCATTCTGTTGGACCGACTTTCGGATATGGAGCATGCCCCAAGTGTACAGTTTCAAGAGAGACCACCCACAACTGAACCCCCAGTGGAGGAAGAGGAGGATATGGATGAAAGGTGA